A window of Rhododendron vialii isolate Sample 1 chromosome 11a, ASM3025357v1 contains these coding sequences:
- the LOC131308731 gene encoding putative F-box protein At3g23260 codes for MAYTSGTMVLECLTWIPHLWDKLICSLIIRKASFFMRDLPEDILIDILSRLPGDYVLECRRVCKQWLALTLTPNFIELHLKRATPVLFVPWLFDMFIFDERARAKKMIKKISAELMHLESPHTPHLYGSCNGLLVFRERFPRRLYFVWNPLRGERVTIRPLVHESMVCGFFFHPLTKDYRLLFMYLDGMDFKFFLYSLGG; via the exons ATGGCATATAcatcgg GCACAATGGTCCTTGAGTGCTTGACATGGATTCCACATCTTTGGGATAAGCTAATTTGTTCACTTATTATTCGTAAAGCTAGCTTTTTCATGCGAGATCTTCCCGAGGACATCCTTATTGACATCCTCAGTAGACTCCCCGGAGATTATGTGTTAGAATGTCGAAGGGTATGCAAGCAATGGTTGGCATTAACTTTAACACCTAATTTTATTGAACTGCATCTTAAGAGAGCTACTCCAGTTCTTTTCGTGCCATGGTTGTTTGACATGTTTATTTTTGACGAACGAGCCAGAGCGAAgaagatgatcaagaaaattAGTGCCGAATTAATGCACTTGGAATCGCCACATACACCACATCTTTATGGGTCGTGCAACGGGTTGCTTGTGTTTCGTGAGAGGTTTCCTAGAAGGTTATATTTTGTCTGGAATCCTCTTAGAGGGGAAAGAGTAACTATAAGGCCTTTGGTTCATGAAAGTATGGTATGTGGGTTTTTCTTCCATCCACTTACCAAGGATTATAGGCTGCTTTTCATGTACCTGGATGGCATGGACTTCAAGTTCTTTTTATACAGTTTGGGAGGCTAG